In the genome of Cydia strobilella chromosome Z, ilCydStro3.1, whole genome shotgun sequence, one region contains:
- the LOC134754681 gene encoding cathepsin G-like: MIQIFLLSFAVTVAVAKMSPFIVGGNEVSIKNWPFIAFVQITGPIKVAACGGSLISSQTVLTAAHCLDDFTKKKKVIGVTFRIYMGHASLEKSKLTRSVVDYESHKDYSPDDVNVICDIAVMFLSRPVKFGSKVQKVILQPKFSAKVDKKLAVAGWGNVSRID; encoded by the exons atgattCAAATATTCCTGTTAAGCTTCGCCGTCACCGTCGCTGTTGCGAAAATGAGCCCCTTCATAGTTGGAGGCAATGAGGTTTCAATTAAGAACTGGCCCTTTATTGCCTTCGTACAAATAACTGGCCCTATTAAAGTTGCGGCGTGTGGGGGGTCTCTCATCAGCTCGCAAACTGTGCTGACAGCAGCTCACTGTCTAGATGATTTCACCAAGAAAAAGAAAGTGATAGG TGTAACATTCAGGATTTACATGGGTCACGCATCACTCGAGAAATCTAAATTGACGCGAAGTGTCGTGGACTACGAGTCACATAAGGACTACTCGCCTGATGATGTGAACGTGATATGTGACATCGCAGTAATGTTCCTGTCGAGACCCGTGAAATTCGGGTCCAAAGTGCAAAAGGTGATATTGCAGCCGAAGTTTAGTGCCAAAGTTGACAAGAAGTTGGCCGTGGCTGGGTGGGGTAATGTAAGTAGAATTGATTAA
- the LOC134754682 gene encoding proclotting enzyme-like, protein MLMFLLSFAVASAAKIEPFIVGGTEAPISDWPFITYIEISEFSFFAAACGGSLISSQTVLTAAHCLDDMTWSKILDGITFKIYMGHSRHVRATMIREVIDYETHKQYEPENLYVRADIGIMFLKSPVIFRANVQKAILQRRFSLYEDRNLVVAGWGHTEPGENSTSSWWLKAVEIKPKAYRKCMDLYRVICARNNKEYPYSGDSGGPVVNAVTRYQVGIVSLRDMETGITVMTSVPEYWKWIRGTQLKLFQKFCGKRE, encoded by the exons ATGTTAATGTTCTTGCTGAGTTTCGCCGTTGCTTCAGCTGCCAAAATAGAGCCTTTCATAGTGGGAGGAACAGAGGCTCCAATAAGTGATTGGCCCTTTATCACCTATATTGAGATATCCGAGTTTTCTTTTTTCGCGGCGGCGTGCGGAGGGTCTCTTATCAGCTCGCAGACAGTGTTGACCGCTGCTCACTGTCTGGATGATATGACATGGAGTAAGATATTGGACGG TATCACATTTAAGATTTATATGGGACACTCGAGGCACGTTAGAGCGACGATGATTCGAGAAGTGATAGACTATGAAACACATAAACAATACGAGCCTGAGAACCTTTACGTACGCGCTGACATCGGTATCATGTTCTTGAAGAGTCCTGTCATATTCAGGGCCAACGTTCAAAAGGCGATTTTGCAACGCAGATTTAGTTTATACGAGGACAGGAATTTGGTGGTGGCTGGGTGGGGCCAT ACGGAACCAGGTGAAAACAGTACTTCCAGTTGGTGGTTAAAAGCGGTCGAAATAAAGCCGAAAGCATATAGGAAATGTATGGATTTGTACAGAGTCATCTGCGCTAGGAATAATAAGGAATACCCATACAG TGGAGACTCCGGCGGTCCCGTTGTAAACGCTGTCACTCGTTACCAAGTCGGGATAGTGTCCCTCAGAGACATGGAAACAGGGATCACAGTCATGACCAGCGTACCAGAATACTGGAAATGGATAAGAGGAACACAGCTGAAGTTGTTCCAGAAATTTTGTGGAAAGAGGGAGTAA
- the LOC134754669 gene encoding trypsin-3-like — translation MEPFIVGGQEVSIEDWPFIAFVEVTWFGLFAMACGGSLISSQTVLSAAHCMDDITEKKAHMLGLSFNIYMGHSSHAKARMTREVKHYETHEDYSPEDVDVLYDIGIMFLTTPVRFSDKVQKAILQPSFSFKEDSHLVVAGWGGTDPERKGTSSERLRAIRMTAKKYRRCKNMDRVICTASKKGHPFTGDSGGPVVNADTRRLVGVVSLRNMDTGITILTSVPDYWDWIRKAQLKLFRKFCGQRK, via the exons ATGGAGCCGTTCATAGTGGGAGGGCAAGAGGTTTCCATAGAAGATTGGCCGTTCATTGCTTTTGTAGAAGTAACCTGGTTTGGTTTGTTCGCGATGGCGTGTGGCGGGTCCCTCATCAGCTCGCAGACGGTATTGAGTGCAGCACATTGTATGGATGATATCACGGAGAAAAAGGCACATATGTTAGG ATTATCCTTCAACATTTATATGGGCCACTCATCTCACGCAAAAGCAAGAATGACTCGAGAAGTTAAACATTACGAGACACACGAAGATTACTCGCCAGAAGACGTTGACGTGCTATATGACATCGGCATCATGTTTCTGACTACACCTGTCAGATTTTCTGACAAAGTGCAGAAGGCGATATTGCAACCCAGCTTTAGTTTTAAAGAGGACAGTCATTTGGTGGTGGCTGGGTGGGGCGGT ACAGACCCAGAAAGAAAAGGAACCAGCAGCGAGAGGCTAAGAGCGATTCGAATGACCGCAAAGAAATATAGAAGGTGTAAAAATATGGACAGGGTCATTTGCACAGCGAGTAAAAAGGGACACCCTTTTAC TGGTGACTCCGGCGGCCCCGTTGTAAACGCCGACACCCGTCGCCTTGTCGGAGTAGTGTCCCTCAGAAATATGGACACAGGGATCACAATATTGACCAGCGTACCGGATTACTGGGATTGGATAAGAAAGGCGCAACTAAAGTTGTTCCGGAAATTTTGTGGACAGAGAAAGTAA